The following proteins come from a genomic window of Citrobacter europaeus:
- a CDS encoding flagellar basal body rod protein FlgF has product MDHAIYTAMGAASQTLNQQAVTASNLANASTPGFRAQLNALRAVPVEGLSLPTRTLVVASTPGADMTPGQMDYTSRPLDVALQQDGWLAVQTADGSEGYTRNGAIQVSPTGELTIQGHPVIGEAGPIAVPEGSEVTIAADGTISALNPGDPANTVAPVGRLKLVKATGSEVQRGDDGMFRLTQAAQATRGATLQADPSIRVMSGVLEGSNVKPVAAMSDMIANARRFEMQMKIISSVDDNAGRANQLLSMS; this is encoded by the coding sequence ATGGATCACGCAATTTATACCGCCATGGGCGCGGCCAGTCAGACGCTGAATCAACAGGCGGTGACGGCCAGCAACCTGGCAAACGCTTCAACGCCGGGTTTTCGTGCGCAGCTCAATGCCCTGCGTGCGGTTCCCGTTGAGGGATTGTCTTTACCGACGCGTACGCTGGTGGTGGCCTCCACGCCGGGGGCCGATATGACGCCGGGTCAGATGGACTATACCTCGCGTCCACTGGACGTGGCGCTGCAACAGGATGGCTGGTTAGCTGTGCAGACCGCGGACGGTAGCGAAGGATATACCCGAAATGGCGCCATTCAGGTAAGCCCTACGGGTGAACTGACTATTCAGGGTCACCCGGTGATTGGCGAAGCCGGACCAATAGCCGTACCGGAAGGTTCAGAAGTCACCATTGCGGCAGACGGTACGATCTCGGCGCTTAATCCTGGCGATCCGGCCAATACGGTCGCGCCAGTCGGGCGACTGAAGCTGGTGAAGGCGACGGGGAGTGAAGTACAACGTGGTGATGATGGCATGTTCCGTCTGACTCAGGCCGCGCAGGCTACTCGTGGTGCGACGTTACAGGCCGACCCCAGCATTCGCGTCATGTCGGGCGTGCTGGAAGGCAGTAACGTCAAACCGGTTGCTGCGATGAGTGACATGATCGCCAACGCCCGCCGCTTTGAAATGCAAATGAAGATTATCAGTAGCGTGGATGATAACGCGGGCCGCGCCAACCAACTGCTGTCGATGAGTTAA
- the flgG gene encoding flagellar basal-body rod protein FlgG, producing the protein MISSLWIAKTGLDAQQTNMDVIANNLANVSTNGFKRQRAVFEDLLYQTIRQPGAQSSEQTTLPSGLQIGTGVRPVATERLHSQGNLSQTNNSKDVAIKGQGFFQVMLPDGTSAYTRDGSFQVDQNGQLVTAGGFQVQPAITIPANSLSITIGRDGIVSVTQQGQAAPVQVGQLNLTTFMNDTGLESIGENLYTETQSSGAPNESTPGLNGAGLLYQGYVETSNVNVAEELVNMIQVQRAYEINSKAVSTTDQMLQKLTQL; encoded by the coding sequence ATGATCAGTTCATTATGGATCGCCAAAACCGGCCTGGATGCGCAGCAAACCAACATGGATGTGATTGCCAACAACCTGGCAAACGTCAGCACCAACGGATTTAAGCGCCAGCGTGCGGTGTTTGAAGATCTGTTGTACCAGACGATTCGCCAGCCTGGCGCCCAGTCTTCTGAACAAACCACACTGCCGTCTGGCTTGCAGATAGGTACCGGTGTGCGTCCGGTCGCGACCGAGCGTTTACACAGCCAGGGGAACCTGTCGCAGACCAACAACAGTAAAGATGTGGCGATTAAAGGGCAGGGATTTTTCCAGGTTATGCTGCCTGATGGCACGTCTGCTTATACCCGTGACGGTTCATTCCAGGTGGATCAGAACGGTCAGTTGGTGACGGCGGGTGGTTTTCAGGTTCAGCCAGCCATCACCATTCCGGCTAACTCGCTCAGTATCACCATTGGCCGCGACGGTATTGTCAGCGTGACCCAGCAGGGCCAGGCTGCGCCGGTTCAGGTAGGCCAGCTTAACCTGACAACCTTCATGAACGATACCGGTCTGGAAAGTATTGGTGAGAATCTGTACACCGAAACGCAGTCATCCGGTGCGCCGAATGAGAGCACGCCGGGTCTGAACGGCGCGGGTCTGCTGTACCAGGGCTATGTTGAAACCTCTAACGTCAACGTGGCGGAAGAGCTGGTAAACATGATCCAGGTTCAGCGCGCTTACGAAATCAACAGTAAAGCGGTATCGACCACCGATCAGATGCTGCAAAAACTGACGCAACTCTAA
- the flgH gene encoding flagellar basal body L-ring protein FlgH, producing the protein MRKYALHPYPILALLVVSLTGCAWIPATPLVQGATSAQPVPGPTPVANGSIFQSAQPINYGYQPLFEDRRPRNIGDTLTIVLQENVSASKSSSANASRDGKTNFGFDTVPRYLQGLFGNERADVEASGGNSFNGKGGANASNTFSGTLTVTVDQVLVNGNLHVVGEKQIAINQGTEFIRFSGVVNPRTISGSNSVPSTQVADARIEYVGNGYINEAQNMGWLQRFFLNLSPM; encoded by the coding sequence ATGCGAAAATACGCGCTTCACCCATACCCAATTTTAGCCCTGCTGGTGGTTTCACTGACAGGATGCGCCTGGATCCCGGCCACCCCCCTCGTGCAGGGCGCGACGTCTGCCCAGCCTGTTCCAGGTCCGACGCCGGTGGCGAATGGCTCAATCTTCCAGTCGGCGCAGCCGATTAACTACGGTTATCAGCCGCTATTCGAAGACCGCCGTCCGCGCAATATTGGCGATACGTTAACCATCGTATTGCAGGAAAACGTCAGCGCGAGCAAAAGTTCTTCGGCTAACGCCAGCCGTGACGGCAAGACTAACTTTGGTTTTGATACCGTCCCGCGCTATCTGCAAGGTCTGTTCGGTAACGAACGTGCTGACGTAGAAGCGTCAGGGGGTAACTCCTTTAACGGTAAAGGCGGCGCGAACGCCAGCAATACCTTCAGCGGTACGCTGACCGTAACGGTCGATCAGGTACTGGTGAATGGCAACTTACATGTCGTGGGTGAAAAACAGATTGCCATTAATCAGGGCACTGAATTCATTCGCTTCTCCGGGGTCGTTAACCCGCGCACCATCAGTGGCAGCAACTCCGTACCGTCAACTCAGGTTGCGGACGCGCGGATTGAGTATGTCGGCAACGGCTACATCAATGAAGCGCAGAATATGGGCTGGTTGCAGCGTTTCTTCCTTAACTTGTCGCCGATGTAA
- a CDS encoding flagellar basal body P-ring protein FlgI, which translates to MVLVLIATIAHADRIRDLTSVQGVRENSLIGYGLVVGLDGTGDQTTQTPFTTQTLNNMLSQLGITVPTGTNMQLKNVAAVMVTAQFPAFGRQGQTIDVVVSSMGNAKSLRGGTLLMTPLKGVDSQVYALAQGNILVGGAGAAAGGSSVQVNQLNGGRITNGAIIERELPSQFGGGNTINLQLNNEDFTMAQQITDTINRSRGFGSATALDARTIQVRVPSGNSSQVRFLADIQNMEVSVTPQDAKVIINSRTGSVVMNREVTLDSCAVAQGNLSITVNRQANVSQPDTPFGGGQTVVTPQTQIDLRQSGGSLQSVRSSANLNNVVRALNALGATPMDLMSILQSMQSAGCLRAKLEII; encoded by the coding sequence ATGGTACTGGTGCTGATAGCCACCATTGCGCACGCTGACCGTATTCGTGACCTGACCAGCGTTCAGGGAGTGCGGGAAAACTCGTTGATAGGTTATGGGCTGGTAGTCGGTCTGGATGGTACGGGCGACCAGACCACCCAGACGCCGTTTACTACGCAAACGCTCAACAACATGCTTTCGCAGTTGGGGATAACCGTGCCAACTGGCACCAACATGCAGTTGAAAAACGTGGCGGCGGTGATGGTTACCGCGCAGTTTCCAGCTTTTGGTCGCCAGGGGCAAACGATTGACGTGGTGGTCTCTTCCATGGGGAACGCCAAAAGCCTGCGCGGCGGCACGCTGCTGATGACTCCACTGAAAGGGGTCGACAGCCAGGTTTATGCGCTGGCGCAAGGGAATATTTTAGTTGGCGGTGCGGGTGCAGCTGCGGGTGGCAGTAGCGTGCAGGTTAACCAGCTCAATGGCGGACGTATTACTAACGGCGCAATTATTGAACGTGAATTACCCAGCCAGTTCGGCGGCGGTAACACCATTAATCTGCAGCTCAATAATGAAGATTTCACGATGGCGCAGCAGATTACCGACACCATTAACCGCTCGCGTGGCTTTGGTAGCGCAACAGCGTTGGATGCCCGAACCATTCAGGTGCGCGTGCCAAGCGGCAACAGTTCGCAGGTCCGTTTCCTTGCTGACATCCAGAATATGGAGGTCAGCGTCACGCCGCAGGATGCGAAAGTGATTATCAACTCGCGTACCGGATCCGTCGTAATGAACCGCGAAGTCACGCTGGATAGTTGTGCCGTGGCGCAAGGCAACTTGTCGATTACGGTAAACCGTCAGGCGAATGTCAGCCAGCCGGATACACCGTTTGGTGGTGGACAGACAGTGGTAACGCCACAAACCCAGATCGATCTGCGCCAGAGCGGTGGTTCGCTGCAAAGCGTGCGTTCCAGCGCCAACCTGAATAACGTCGTACGTGCGCTTAATGCGCTGGGGGCAACGCCGATGGATCTGATGTCCATTCTGCAATCGATGCAGAGTGCGGGATGCTTACGCGCCAAACTGGAAATCATCTAA
- the flgJ gene encoding flagellar assembly peptidoglycan hydrolase FlgJ, whose product MIGDSKLLTSAAWDAQSLNELKAKAGQDPAANIRPVARQVEGMFVQMMLKSMREALPKDGVFSSDSTRLYTSMYDQQIAQQMTAGKGLGLAEMMVKQMTEGQAQPADDAPQVPMKFSLETVTSYQNQALTQLVRKAIPRATESIDEPLSGDSKDFLAQLSLPAKLASQQSGVPHHLILAQAALESGWGQRQIRRENGEPSFNIFGVKASGSWKGPTTEITTTEYENGEAKKVKARFRVYSSYLEALSDYVGLISRNPRYAAVTAAATAEQGAQALQNAGYATDPNYARKLTNMIQQLKSMSEKVSKTYSTNIDNLF is encoded by the coding sequence ATGATTGGTGACAGCAAACTGCTGACCAGCGCCGCCTGGGATGCGCAATCACTGAACGAACTGAAAGCGAAAGCGGGTCAGGACCCGGCGGCGAATATCCGCCCGGTCGCCCGTCAGGTTGAAGGGATGTTCGTGCAGATGATGCTGAAAAGCATGCGTGAAGCGCTGCCGAAAGATGGTGTGTTTAGCAGCGATTCGACACGTTTGTATACCAGCATGTATGACCAACAAATTGCGCAGCAGATGACCGCAGGTAAAGGTCTGGGGCTGGCGGAAATGATGGTTAAGCAGATGACCGAAGGGCAGGCGCAACCCGCAGACGACGCGCCGCAGGTGCCAATGAAGTTCTCGCTTGAAACGGTGACCAGCTATCAAAACCAGGCGCTGACGCAACTGGTGCGTAAAGCCATTCCCCGGGCGACGGAAAGCATTGATGAGCCGCTGTCAGGTGACAGTAAAGACTTCCTCGCCCAGCTATCGCTGCCAGCTAAGCTGGCCAGCCAGCAAAGCGGGGTTCCGCATCATCTTATTCTGGCACAGGCGGCGCTGGAGTCCGGATGGGGGCAGCGACAAATCCGTCGTGAAAATGGCGAACCAAGCTTTAACATTTTTGGCGTGAAGGCTTCGGGAAGCTGGAAAGGCCCAACCACCGAAATCACCACCACCGAATATGAAAACGGTGAGGCGAAAAAGGTGAAAGCCAGATTCCGCGTGTATAGCTCTTACCTGGAGGCGCTGTCGGATTATGTCGGTCTGATATCGCGTAACCCGCGCTATGCGGCGGTGACCGCTGCCGCGACAGCCGAGCAAGGCGCACAGGCATTGCAAAATGCCGGTTACGCAACTGACCCTAACTATGCGCGTAAATTAACCAACATGATCCAGCAGTTGAAATCGATGAGCGAAAAAGTGAGCAAAACCTACAGCACGAACATCGATAATCTCTTTTAA
- the flgK gene encoding flagellar hook-associated protein FlgK: MSSLINNAMSGLSAAQAALNTASNNISSYNVAGYTRQTTIMAQANSTLGAGGWVGNGVYVSGVQREYDSFITNQLRAAQNQSSGLTTRYEQMSKIDNLLSSKTSSISTSMQGFFTSLQTLVSNAEDPAARQALIGKADGLVNQFRTTDQYLRDQDKQVNTAIKASVDQINNYSKQIASLNDQISRLTGVGAGASPNDLLDQRDQLVSDLNKLVGVEVSVQDGGTYNVTMANGYSLVQGSNARQLAAVPSSADPTRTTVAYVDGVAGNVEIPEKLIDTGSLGGLMTFRSQELDQTRNTLGQLALAFADAFNTQHKEGFDANGDAGKDFFAIGGPSVLSNTKNTGTGSLTAKVTDSSAVQATDYNITFDGTDWQVTRLADNTSFKATVTGGKMSFDGLEITVGAGAKANDSFTVKPVGNVIVDMKVAVTDESKIAMAEVSKNDIDPDKDKGKSDNRNGQKLLDLQTKATVGNKTFNDAYATLVSDVGNKTATLKTSATTQNNVVTQLSNQQQSISGVNLDEEYGNLQRYQQYYLANAQVLQTANSLFDALLNIR, encoded by the coding sequence ATGTCCAGCTTGATTAATAACGCGATGAGTGGACTTAGCGCAGCGCAGGCCGCGTTGAATACCGCCAGTAATAACATCTCCAGCTATAACGTTGCCGGGTACACCCGCCAAACGACAATTATGGCGCAGGCGAACAGCACGCTGGGTGCGGGGGGCTGGGTTGGCAATGGCGTCTATGTTTCTGGCGTACAGCGCGAATATGATTCTTTTATCACGAATCAGTTGCGTGCAGCGCAGAACCAGAGCAGCGGCCTGACAACGCGCTATGAGCAAATGTCGAAAATCGACAATCTGCTTTCCAGTAAAACCAGTTCAATTTCCACCTCAATGCAGGGTTTTTTTACCAGCCTGCAGACGCTGGTCAGTAATGCAGAAGACCCGGCTGCGCGTCAGGCACTGATTGGTAAAGCTGATGGTTTAGTGAATCAGTTCAGAACAACCGATCAGTATCTGCGCGATCAGGATAAGCAGGTCAATACTGCGATCAAAGCCAGCGTAGATCAGATCAACAACTACTCAAAGCAGATTGCCAGCCTCAACGATCAGATTTCCCGTCTGACCGGCGTTGGCGCGGGCGCATCGCCTAACGATCTACTCGATCAGCGTGACCAACTGGTTAGCGATCTGAACAAACTTGTCGGCGTTGAAGTCAGTGTCCAGGATGGCGGCACCTATAACGTAACGATGGCGAACGGCTATTCACTGGTACAGGGCAGCAACGCCCGCCAACTGGCCGCAGTACCGTCCAGTGCCGATCCAACACGCACTACGGTTGCCTATGTTGATGGCGTTGCCGGAAATGTTGAAATTCCTGAAAAACTCATTGATACCGGCTCATTGGGCGGTTTGATGACGTTCCGTTCTCAAGAGCTGGACCAGACGCGTAACACGCTGGGGCAACTGGCACTGGCGTTTGCCGATGCATTTAATACGCAGCATAAAGAAGGTTTTGATGCCAATGGTGATGCTGGTAAAGACTTCTTTGCTATCGGCGGTCCATCTGTGCTCAGTAATACCAAAAATACTGGGACAGGGTCGTTAACTGCAAAAGTTACTGATAGCTCAGCAGTGCAGGCTACTGATTACAATATTACTTTTGATGGTACTGACTGGCAGGTAACTCGCCTTGCAGATAATACCAGCTTTAAGGCGACCGTCACTGGTGGAAAAATGTCCTTTGATGGGCTGGAGATAACCGTAGGGGCGGGAGCGAAAGCGAATGATAGCTTTACGGTGAAGCCAGTGGGTAATGTCATTGTTGATATGAAAGTGGCTGTGACTGATGAGTCGAAAATCGCCATGGCCGAAGTATCCAAAAATGATATCGATCCAGATAAGGATAAAGGGAAAAGCGATAACCGTAACGGCCAAAAATTGTTGGATCTGCAAACCAAAGCGACTGTCGGAAATAAAACCTTCAATGACGCGTACGCAACGCTGGTGAGCGATGTCGGGAATAAAACCGCTACCCTGAAAACCAGCGCCACCACCCAGAACAACGTAGTTACGCAGCTTTCTAATCAGCAACAGTCGATTTCCGGGGTTAACCTCGATGAAGAGTACGGCAATTTGCAGCGTTATCAACAGTATTACCTGGCCAACGCACAAGTGCTGCAAACAGCAAATTCGCTCTTTGATGCGCTTCTGAATATTCGCTAA
- the flgL gene encoding flagellar hook-associated protein FlgL, with amino-acid sequence MRISTQMMYQQNMRGITNSQAEWIKFGEQMSTGKRVINPSDDPIAASQAVVLSQAQAQNSQYTLARTFATQKVSLEENVLSRATTAITAAQEKIVNAGNGTLSDDNRASLATDLQGLRDQLMNLANSTDGNGRYIFGGYKTEVPPFAQTDGTYSGGTENITQQVDAARSMVIGHTGDKIFNSVTSNAVPEPDGSKSETNLFVMLDTAIAALNTPIEGDDVAKAKAAEAIDKTNRGLKNSLNNVLSVRAELGTQLSELSSLDSLGADRALGQTQQMSNLVDVDWNAAISSYVMQQAALQASYKTFTDMQGMSLFQLNR; translated from the coding sequence ATGCGTATTAGTACTCAGATGATGTACCAGCAGAACATGCGTGGCATTACCAACTCTCAGGCCGAATGGATAAAATTTGGTGAGCAGATGTCAACGGGCAAACGCGTGATCAACCCGTCTGACGATCCGATTGCCGCCTCGCAGGCTGTAGTGCTTTCTCAGGCTCAGGCGCAAAACAGCCAATATACGCTGGCGCGTACTTTCGCGACGCAAAAAGTGTCACTGGAAGAGAACGTTTTAAGCCGGGCGACGACCGCGATTACCGCGGCGCAGGAAAAAATTGTCAACGCCGGCAACGGTACATTGAGCGATGACAACAGAGCATCGTTAGCGACTGATTTGCAAGGGCTCCGCGATCAACTGATGAATTTGGCTAACAGTACCGACGGTAATGGTCGCTATATCTTTGGCGGCTACAAAACCGAAGTTCCACCATTTGCCCAGACTGATGGTACTTATAGCGGTGGAACTGAAAATATCACCCAACAGGTTGATGCCGCTCGGTCAATGGTGATTGGTCATACCGGAGATAAAATTTTTAACTCGGTGACCAGCAACGCGGTTCCGGAGCCAGATGGTAGCAAGTCTGAAACGAACTTATTCGTAATGCTGGATACAGCTATTGCAGCCCTGAATACGCCGATTGAAGGCGATGATGTGGCGAAAGCAAAGGCCGCTGAAGCGATTGATAAAACCAACCGTGGTTTAAAGAATTCACTCAATAATGTGTTGAGCGTCCGTGCGGAATTAGGCACGCAGCTTAGCGAATTAAGCTCGCTGGATTCACTGGGAGCCGATCGTGCACTGGGTCAAACTCAGCAGATGAGCAATCTGGTGGATGTTGACTGGAACGCAGCGATTTCGTCCTACGTGATGCAGCAGGCTGCACTGCAGGCATCGTACAAAACGTTTACCGATATGCAGGGCATGTCGCTGTTCCAGCTTAACCGGTAA
- a CDS encoding MFS transporter has translation MNTHTALTRWVIFVLASGAGFSVASIYYAQPLLPLMGQDLALSITGMGLVPTLTQAGYALGIFFLLPLGDRYDRRTLILLKSLALAVLLLACSFTGQLHSLLLVSLLMGMAATMAQDIVPAAAILAPEGKQGKTVGTVMTGLLLGILLSRTVSGLIGEAFGWREMYQLAAFSIAVISTIMWKVLPRFAVHSTLSYPSLLLSMAQLWQRYPALRRAALAQGFLSVAFSAFWSTLAVMLSEHYHMGSAMAGAFGIAGAAGALAAPLAGHLADKVGAAKVAQLGALLVTVSFALMFLLPALPVQGQWLLIALSAVGFDLGLQSSLVAHQNLVYGLEPQARGRLNALLFTMVFIGMALGSVLGSQVYAQADWEGVVTLATFSGAIALVIRLTGNLSLRKTTVA, from the coding sequence GTGAACACACATACCGCCCTTACCCGTTGGGTTATTTTTGTACTGGCATCAGGCGCCGGATTCAGCGTGGCATCCATCTATTATGCCCAGCCGCTTCTGCCCTTAATGGGTCAGGATCTGGCCCTAAGCATCACCGGCATGGGGCTGGTTCCGACGCTAACCCAGGCGGGTTACGCGTTGGGGATTTTCTTTTTATTACCATTAGGCGACCGCTATGACCGTCGGACGCTAATCCTGTTGAAAAGCCTCGCGCTCGCCGTACTGCTTCTGGCCTGCAGCTTTACCGGCCAATTGCATTCGCTTTTACTGGTCAGCCTGTTGATGGGAATGGCGGCAACCATGGCGCAGGACATCGTTCCCGCTGCGGCAATTCTGGCCCCTGAAGGCAAGCAGGGAAAAACGGTAGGTACCGTGATGACGGGCCTGCTGCTGGGAATTTTACTTTCACGTACCGTTAGCGGGCTAATAGGTGAGGCGTTTGGCTGGCGCGAAATGTATCAACTCGCAGCCTTCAGCATTGCTGTGATTTCCACCATCATGTGGAAAGTGCTCCCTCGTTTTGCTGTCCATTCCACGCTGAGCTACCCGTCATTACTGCTCTCAATGGCGCAACTGTGGCAGCGGTATCCCGCATTGCGCCGCGCGGCGCTGGCACAAGGCTTTCTGTCTGTTGCCTTTAGCGCCTTCTGGTCCACGTTGGCAGTGATGTTATCTGAGCATTATCACATGGGTAGCGCTATGGCTGGCGCGTTTGGTATCGCGGGCGCGGCTGGTGCGCTTGCCGCGCCGCTGGCAGGCCATCTTGCCGACAAAGTGGGCGCAGCGAAAGTGGCGCAGTTAGGTGCTTTGCTGGTAACAGTATCTTTCGCCCTGATGTTCCTGTTACCCGCCCTGCCAGTACAGGGGCAGTGGCTGCTTATTGCCCTTTCGGCGGTAGGTTTTGATCTCGGATTGCAATCCAGCCTGGTTGCCCACCAGAACCTGGTCTATGGCCTCGAGCCCCAGGCACGTGGACGCCTGAACGCGCTACTGTTTACAATGGTATTTATCGGTATGGCGTTGGGTTCGGTTCTCGGAAGTCAGGTCTACGCGCAGGCAGACTGGGAAGGTGTGGTTACGCTGGCAACGTTTAGCGGTGCGATTGCGCTGGTAATAAGATTAACGGGGAATCTGTCACTGAGAAAAACAACCGTGGCCTAA
- a CDS encoding LysR family transcriptional regulator: MRTFVRIVEAGSLSAAAKQMGTTQATVSRRLQSLEALLGVKLIMRTTHAMKLTDDGERGYQHAKNIIDAWLALEDGLNVTEDEPVGTLRVRAPHAFGQQQLLEPLLQFLSRYPQLSVEWMLNDKTVDFLSDNIDCAIRVGAEVDPATVSVLLAEVPRSMVVNPALLEQYSELSHPEQLSTLPWIAVNTFYQHSISLLHQPRNEPVTLNITPRLSTDSIYVARNAALAGLGVAIVSSWMVEEDIARGRLVTLFPEWHAASLPVHLVYPWARYYPTRLRKFLALMKDVMPQLTGMKRVEQV; the protein is encoded by the coding sequence ATGCGCACGTTTGTGCGTATCGTCGAGGCGGGGTCGCTTTCAGCAGCGGCAAAGCAGATGGGGACAACGCAGGCGACCGTCAGTCGACGGTTACAATCCCTGGAAGCGCTGCTGGGTGTAAAACTGATCATGCGCACCACGCATGCGATGAAACTGACCGACGACGGCGAACGCGGCTACCAGCATGCCAAGAATATTATTGATGCCTGGCTGGCGCTGGAAGATGGACTCAATGTTACGGAGGATGAACCGGTGGGAACGCTGCGAGTACGTGCTCCGCATGCGTTCGGGCAGCAACAGCTTCTTGAACCGCTTTTGCAGTTTCTTTCGCGCTATCCGCAGTTGTCGGTAGAGTGGATGCTCAATGATAAAACCGTTGATTTCCTGAGCGATAATATTGATTGCGCCATCAGGGTTGGGGCAGAGGTTGATCCAGCGACGGTCTCGGTTTTACTGGCTGAGGTTCCTCGTAGCATGGTAGTGAATCCTGCTTTGCTTGAGCAATATAGCGAGCTTTCGCATCCGGAGCAGTTATCAACGCTGCCATGGATTGCAGTGAACACGTTTTACCAGCACAGCATTTCGTTGCTGCATCAACCACGTAATGAACCTGTTACGCTGAATATTACACCCAGATTAAGCACCGACAGCATTTATGTCGCAAGAAATGCCGCCCTGGCAGGGTTGGGGGTGGCCATTGTTTCAAGCTGGATGGTCGAGGAGGATATTGCCCGTGGACGACTGGTTACGCTGTTTCCCGAGTGGCATGCGGCGTCGTTGCCTGTACATTTGGTTTATCCCTGGGCGCGTTACTATCCCACCCGATTACGCAAGTTTCTGGCGTTAATGAAAGATGTCATGCCGCAGCTAACGGGGATGAAACGCGTAGAGCAGGTATAA